GTGGCGCTGCTTGACGGAGTCGTTGACGCTGCCGGCGAAGCCCCACATCCGCTGACCAAACCCACTACTAATAATAGACTTGATAAAACCATTCCAGCTTTCTTCATTCTAAAATCCTCCTCTTAAAATCCTCTAGTCGCAGGACTACTGCGCTCTTCTTTTTAACCACTAGGAATTAGTCCTATTTAATAACCCCTACCGAATTCGTTTCTTAGCGTAGAATCCGGCTTAAAAATGACTTGGTACGTTCGTGGGTTGGATTCGCAAAAAAGTGTTCGGGAGAATTTGCCTCTACAATCTGCCCCTCATCCATAAAGATGACACGGTCGGCAACCGTTTTGGCAAATCCCATTTCATGAGTGACTACGACCATTGTAATTCCCTCATGGGTTAGATCTACCATAACGTCGAGAACTTCCTGAATCATTTCTGGGTCCAAAGCCGATGTTGGTTCATCAAAGAGCATAATTTTGGGTTTCATAGCCAAAGCTCGTGCGATAGCTACACGTTGTTGCTGACCTCCTGAAAGTTGCGAGGGATAAACACCTGCTTTTTCTTTTAGTCCAACACGACTAAGATAAGCCATACCGGTCTCCGTTGCCTCATCCTTAGAGACTCCTTTAATTAGCATAGGAGCAAGTGTCAAATTTTCCAGAACCGTTTTATGAGGATAGAGGTTAAATTGTTGAAAAACCATGGCAACTGATTGACGTACTTTAGCCACCTGGGCCTTGTGGGCTGTAATATCTACTCCGTCAACCGTCACCTTACCAGAACTAGGCTTCTCCAGAAGGTTCATACACCGGATTAAAGTGCTCTTGCCTGATCCACTAGGGCCAATGACGACCAGTTTCTCCCCCGAATTTACCGTTAGATTAATGTCTTTGAGGACATGTAAATGTCCGAAATGTTTGTTTACCCCTTCTAATTGAATCAAGCGGGTGCTCCTTCCATTTTTCTGTTTTTTTCTTTTTTGTTATTTCTATAATAGAACAGTTATGTTTTTAAATTTCGTCATAACTATACGAATTCCTCTATTGAATTATTTATAATACTGTATACATGGTCTTTAGTTGACAAATACTTGTCCATGTTTTAAACTAAAAATGAGCTGACATTGAGATCGCGCCAATTGGCGCGACACCAAAAATGGAGAAAGCACCTGCTATGGACTGCATGTTTGTAAACGATACTATCTATGCAAACATGTATGCAGGTTGTTTTCAAACGAAAGGAGAGGGCGTAATTGCCTTCTCCTTTTCGCGTTCCTTTGCGAACAATAACCTTAAATCCGTTTGCCTTGACACGTCCGCGAGCCTTGCGATGACCGCACCATACATAATATAACGAAATATTGTAAGAGAACAACTATTAGAGACAATAGTATTCCCCCACATACATTTCGCCTTTCGTTTGCCATTGAGTTCTTACGTAATGGCGGCAGTACCGCAAGTTTAAGAACGCAACTCGGGCATATGAGTATTGCCACGGTTGAAAAATATTTATACTTTGCGAATACACACATTATTTCAGATACTAAACGGTTTAATCCGTTGGATAAATCTTTCTATTTAAGTATCGCTATACCCCTCTATTACGTAGTTGATTTGGTGAATTCTTCGTTTAAAAGCTGATACTAATGAAAAGGAAT
The sequence above is a segment of the Desulfosporosinus sp. Sb-LF genome. Coding sequences within it:
- a CDS encoding amino acid ABC transporter ATP-binding protein, whose product is MIQLEGVNKHFGHLHVLKDINLTVNSGEKLVVIGPSGSGKSTLIRCMNLLEKPSSGKVTVDGVDITAHKAQVAKVRQSVAMVFQQFNLYPHKTVLENLTLAPMLIKGVSKDEATETGMAYLSRVGLKEKAGVYPSQLSGGQQQRVAIARALAMKPKIMLFDEPTSALDPEMIQEVLDVMVDLTHEGITMVVVTHEMGFAKTVADRVIFMDEGQIVEANSPEHFFANPTHERTKSFLSRILR